TTAACAATTTTGATGCTTATGAAGACCAAAAATATCCAGAGGCACTGTATCCTGTCGTAGAATTATCAGATAGTATATTAGAACTTACTGAAAAACTAAAAAGAGTCAGACGAAAACTAGACAATTTCGAGCAAAAATATTTGGAAGCTGACCAAGAACTACGCGAATGTGAAGGTTACGAGATTCCAAGTGCAATAAAGCTTGAGCGTTGGCAAGCTGAGATTGAAGAGATTAGCAATCGCATCGATCTTTTAGGCGATCCCTCTAACTTTCATCAATTTAATTTTTTAGCGACCAAAATTTCTCCGTTGCTATAAATGTGTATTAGAGCATTAAAGATTTAAAAGAAAGCAATGCCTTCGGCTAGGCAGAGCCAATCGCCATACAGAGAAGATATAAAAAGATGGAATTTCAAGACATCGGTTCGATTAGCAAGTATCATGCTCACGTCTATTTTGATAAATCTAGTGTCGAGCAAGCAAAAGCTTTGTGTGAAGAAGCAGGAAAAAGATTTGATGTGGTAGTAGGACGGATGCACCACAGACCTATAGGTCCTCATCCCTGTTGGAGTTGTCAACTCGCCTTTAATCGCAGCAACCATACAGATTTACTGACTTGGTTAGCTTTAAATAGAAACGGTCTGACAATTCTAATTCATCCACTCACAGGTAACGATCTAAAAGACCACACCGATTATGCCTCATGGATGGGAGAACCACAGGCTTTAAATCTCAAAGTATTCAAATAGAAGGATTGTCCGTTCGTCAAAAGCTATTGCGATCGCTTTGTATAAGGTTGTGTCGCAAAAACTGAGAAATATAAACAAAAAGTGTTAATTTAACAACTTGCTGAATCTCACTTAACTCTGGTTCATGGTTTCATCTCAACCGAAAGAAGACTTGTCTGAGCAGGTGGAATTACGGCAAAACAAGTATTTAAATAATGTTGTCGAGCAAGACCCGCTATAACGGGTTGTGTCGCAAAAGATAGAAGGAGGCGCATAGTACAATACAACTTAAGCAATCATACTTACGGCTTTCACTATAGAAATGAATTCGAAACAGCCTTTTAAATGGCGACATTTCCAACAAGAAATTATTTTGCTTAATGTACGTTGGTATCTTCGCTCTCTGTACGGGACAAAAAAGAAAAAAAAGACTGGCAAAAGTAGAGAAGAAAAAGGTTTGATTAAAAGTAACTATATGCGAAGCGGTATGCCACGGCACTAGCTTCGCGTCGTCCTTTAGGACACTCCAATCGAACCCTATG
This window of the Coleofasciculaceae cyanobacterium genome carries:
- a CDS encoding DOPA 4,5-dioxygenase family protein — its product is MEFQDIGSISKYHAHVYFDKSSVEQAKALCEEAGKRFDVVVGRMHHRPIGPHPCWSCQLAFNRSNHTDLLTWLALNRNGLTILIHPLTGNDLKDHTDYASWMGEPQALNLKVFK